From one Pontibacillus sp. HMF3514 genomic stretch:
- a CDS encoding glycosyltransferase, which yields MKKLMFMAVILVFMLNTLPGAISVNAKTQEQCISQSEVKFKNEFRRLWVDHVLWTSNYITSATTAGAEDQKEVLSRLLRNQEDIGNAIKPVYGEKAGNKLTDLLKEHIVIAGKIVDAAKNGNEKMMDKLNKDWYRNADDIAAFLSDANPHLKNEDLKEMLYIHLELVTDDLIASLEKEWDERIVAIDDGMTHIILMADAISEGVVKQFPETFKK from the coding sequence ATGAAAAAGTTAATGTTTATGGCGGTAATTTTAGTATTTATGCTCAATACCTTACCAGGGGCAATTAGTGTCAATGCTAAAACACAGGAACAATGTATTAGTCAATCAGAGGTAAAGTTCAAAAATGAATTCAGAAGACTTTGGGTTGATCATGTGTTGTGGACAAGCAATTATATTACAAGTGCAACAACAGCCGGTGCTGAGGATCAAAAGGAAGTGCTATCAAGACTTCTGAGGAATCAGGAGGATATAGGAAATGCAATTAAGCCAGTGTATGGAGAGAAAGCAGGGAACAAGCTTACTGATTTGCTAAAAGAACATATCGTTATAGCTGGTAAAATCGTAGATGCCGCTAAAAATGGGAACGAAAAAATGATGGATAAGCTTAACAAAGACTGGTATAGAAATGCTGATGATATTGCGGCGTTCCTTAGTGATGCCAATCCCCATTTAAAAAATGAAGATTTAAAAGAAATGCTATATATACATTTAGAATTGGTAACAGATGACTTAATAGCAAGCTTAGAAAAAGAATGGGATGAAAGAATTGTTGCGATCGATGATGGGATGACTCATATAATCTTAATGGCAGATGCGATCTCTGAAGGAGTTGTCAAACAGTTTCCTGAGACATTTAAAAAATAA
- a CDS encoding RluA family pseudouridine synthase, translating to MKKKGNVTRCQNQRAKRYIVKESTTLLPFLQKVLSHLSRNAVKSVLTSGNVVIEGNVVTKHNYPLQQEQVVEIYKDNVRSEHSLRGLMILYEDMDIIVVEKVSGLLSISSGKEKTLTAHRQLSEYVKTSHPKNRIFIVHRLDRDTSGVMIFAKSEQVKNKLQNSWKDMVKERTYIAIVEGNIQKSEGVITSWLKETKTHVMYSSKKPNDGKKAVTHYKVLQSNQNFSLVKLNLETGRKNQIRVHMKDIGHSIVGDKKYGATRNSIGRLGLHAKEITFKHPSRNEMLHFESQVPDVFLEKF from the coding sequence GTGAAAAAGAAGGGAAATGTAACAAGATGTCAAAATCAAAGAGCTAAGCGATATATCGTAAAAGAATCAACGACTTTGCTTCCTTTTTTACAAAAGGTTCTATCCCACCTAAGTCGTAATGCTGTTAAATCTGTTCTCACTAGTGGGAATGTTGTTATAGAAGGAAATGTAGTTACGAAGCATAATTATCCACTTCAACAGGAGCAAGTGGTGGAAATATATAAAGATAACGTGCGTTCTGAACATTCATTGAGAGGACTTATGATTCTTTATGAAGATATGGATATCATTGTGGTTGAAAAGGTTTCAGGTCTTTTATCTATTTCCTCAGGTAAAGAGAAAACTTTAACAGCTCACCGCCAGCTTTCTGAATATGTCAAAACAAGTCATCCTAAAAATCGCATATTTATTGTTCATCGTTTAGATCGAGATACATCGGGAGTCATGATCTTTGCAAAATCAGAACAGGTGAAAAACAAGCTACAGAATTCATGGAAAGACATGGTAAAGGAACGGACTTATATAGCTATTGTAGAAGGGAACATACAAAAATCTGAAGGTGTGATAACCTCTTGGTTAAAAGAGACTAAAACACATGTAATGTATTCAAGTAAGAAGCCAAACGATGGGAAAAAAGCTGTCACCCATTATAAAGTGTTGCAGTCGAACCAAAACTTTTCCTTAGTTAAGCTTAACCTTGAAACTGGAAGGAAGAATCAAATCCGCGTGCATATGAAAGATATAGGCCATTCGATTGTTGGAGATAAAAAGTATGGAGCAACAAGGAATTCGATAGGTCGCTTAGGACTCCATGCAAAAGAAATTACGTTTAAACATCCTTCCCGAAATGAAATGTTACACTTTGAATCACAAGTGCCTGATGTGTTTCTGGAGAAATTTTAA
- a CDS encoding IS110 family transposase has protein sequence MNPVVGLDVSKGESQVQAFLDKKKPYRKNFKVDHTRDGLTTLHEFLKHLKEVTGQDPAIVLEATGHYHAPVVQFLEEHNYLLIIVNPLVSFRAKSSNLRKVKTDAVDAYLLCELYYKEDLEPYKKRGVQLLNLRNLTRQHENITGNFIQTKLQFQAVLEQVFPEYKGVFGELYSFVSLRILKEYKSSEDILRTSEDRLANRIADLCTSRSEKWAYEKAQTLKAAAARNPFKKTLYQSHLLSMGMYIDMLLQFKEHLSKLDAEIDTLAKEIEEYKIIKSIPGIGEKIAATIISEIGEIDRFNHPKKLVAFAGVDPSVFESGRFTASNNRITKRGSSRLRHALYLAVCCAIRDKRKKKTTDEILPRNKKLREFYDKKRNEGKPFRVAVIACVNKLLHWIYALLKSRTNFQEIA, from the coding sequence TTAAAGTAGACCACACGCGAGATGGTTTAACGACGCTTCACGAATTTTTAAAGCATTTAAAGGAAGTTACGGGTCAAGATCCAGCAATTGTTTTGGAGGCAACGGGACATTATCATGCGCCTGTTGTTCAATTTCTGGAGGAGCATAATTATTTATTAATCATTGTAAATCCATTGGTTTCTTTTAGAGCGAAAAGCTCTAATTTACGAAAGGTGAAAACTGATGCAGTTGATGCTTATCTTCTTTGTGAACTTTACTATAAGGAAGATTTAGAGCCTTATAAAAAGCGAGGAGTTCAACTTTTAAACCTTCGTAATTTAACTCGGCAACATGAAAATATTACTGGGAACTTTATTCAAACAAAGTTACAGTTCCAAGCTGTATTGGAACAAGTATTTCCTGAATACAAAGGGGTTTTTGGTGAGCTATATTCTTTTGTTTCTTTACGGATCCTCAAAGAATATAAGTCCTCGGAAGATATTTTAAGGACTAGTGAAGACAGACTGGCAAATCGAATAGCTGATTTATGTACAAGTCGTTCTGAAAAGTGGGCTTATGAAAAAGCACAAACTCTGAAAGCAGCAGCTGCTCGTAATCCTTTTAAAAAGACACTGTATCAAAGTCACCTATTAAGTATGGGAATGTATATTGATATGCTTCTTCAATTTAAAGAGCATCTATCAAAGTTAGATGCAGAGATAGATACTCTAGCTAAAGAAATTGAAGAATATAAGATTATTAAATCTATCCCTGGTATCGGAGAAAAGATCGCTGCCACGATTATTTCTGAAATTGGGGAAATAGATCGATTTAATCACCCTAAAAAGCTTGTGGCTTTTGCCGGTGTTGATCCAAGTGTGTTTGAATCAGGTCGCTTTACAGCCAGTAATAATCGCATTACTAAAAGAGGTTCTAGTCGCTTAAGGCACGCTTTATATCTGGCTGTCTGTTGTGCGATTAGAGACAAACGGAAAAAGAAAACAACCGATGAAATACTCCCTAGAAATAAGAAATTGAGAGAATTTTACGATAAGAAACGAAACGAAGGTAAACCTTTTAGAGTAGCAGTCATCGCTTGTGTTAATAAGCTTTTACATTGGATCTATGCTCTTTTAAAAAGCAGAACTAACTTCCAAGAAATAGCTTGA
- a CDS encoding ABC transporter substrate-binding protein encodes MNNKFVVSVLMMILSIGLIGCSNSSATENSEKTLVMGTSADFAPFESRNESGEIVGFDIDLANHIADELGYNLEIKDMKFDGLVGALQTEKVDMVLAGMSATEKRSQNVDFSTQYNHSGEMFITNKDANIESLEQLKGKTVGVQLGTIQEEGAKKIQEKVDFKIKRVDTSSTLIQELKTNRIDVAYMDKAAAKGYIKEQNLGGFEDPTSSSPGMAVAFPKGSDLKEDVNKVLKEMKESGKLEELKKKWLEESK; translated from the coding sequence ATGAACAACAAATTTGTAGTAAGCGTACTAATGATGATCTTATCGATTGGATTAATTGGGTGTAGTAATTCTTCAGCAACAGAGAATTCTGAGAAAACATTGGTTATGGGAACATCAGCAGATTTTGCTCCATTTGAATCTAGAAATGAATCTGGTGAAATCGTTGGATTCGATATTGATTTAGCTAATCATATTGCTGATGAGTTAGGTTATAACCTAGAAATTAAGGATATGAAATTTGACGGCTTAGTTGGAGCGCTTCAAACAGAGAAAGTAGATATGGTTCTAGCTGGAATGTCTGCTACAGAAAAACGTAGTCAAAACGTAGATTTTTCCACGCAATACAATCACTCAGGCGAAATGTTTATAACGAATAAAGATGCAAACATTGAATCACTAGAACAACTAAAAGGAAAAACGGTGGGCGTACAGCTTGGAACTATTCAAGAAGAAGGTGCTAAGAAAATCCAGGAGAAAGTAGACTTTAAGATTAAGCGTGTAGATACCAGTTCAACACTAATTCAGGAATTAAAAACAAATCGCATTGATGTTGCTTACATGGACAAAGCGGCCGCTAAAGGATATATCAAGGAACAAAATCTTGGTGGTTTTGAAGATCCTACCTCTAGTTCACCAGGAATGGCTGTAGCATTTCCAAAAGGAAGTGACCTTAAAGAAGATGTAAATAAAGTTTTAAAAGAGATGAAAGAAAGCGGAAAGCTTGAAGAACTAAAAAAGAAATGGTTAGAAGAATCAAAGTAA